In the Gymnogyps californianus isolate 813 chromosome 3, ASM1813914v2, whole genome shotgun sequence genome, one interval contains:
- the RPS6KC1 gene encoding ribosomal protein S6 kinase delta-1 isoform X9 — protein sequence MDTRTQQTFILKGLRKSSEYSRSRTTIIPRCVPNMVCLHKYIISEESVFLVLQHAEGGKLWSYVSKFLNRSPEESFEIPEPRTSSSTKVYLEQPTPSPKEISSSTDSRESYGESTLKVVPLKSSLTPSSQDDSSNQEDGQESSKWMDSGSSSEEECTTSYLTLCNEYGQEKIDSGSLNEEPVVKPGTEGLNTKERSCLQKYSVIGSDSFTSQIASQERKLFIDDAESEKASPTRILDSLTKSKNSPMELFRIDSKDSTSELLGLDFGEKLYNLKSEPLRPLFSVPDHDRSLDALENKTGVRAHDTISRGSNDSVPVISFKDAAFDDVNSVDEGRPDLLINLPSTSDETEEAAVSRPAKFTKTDRDMLEVKLLETPDVLQLNNSAEPCKAFDQEPNHVAPEVGDSSCKEANGQSGVAQGALGTLFTSEQEVGSSEDGALFQGLGACSLNVTSKEESLFVSNPLSGAQDVSLDGDTLRNEAVLLFSDQTEDFEKEGTDLALLPAAESEKTAPKREDKIAVAGEKEIHQIFQDLDERLAITSRFYIPEDCIQRWAAEMVVALDALHREGIVCRDLNPNNILLNDRGHIQLTYFSRWREVEDSCDNDAIERMYCAPEVGAILEETEACDWWSLGAILFELLTGKTLVECHPSGINTHTSLSIPDHVSKEARSLIQQLLQFNPAERLGAGVAGVEDIKSHPFFAVIEWADLLR from the exons GAGGAAAACTGTGGTCTTATGTCAGTAAGTTCTTAAACAGAAGTCCCGAAGAGAGCTTTGAAATTCCTGAACCCAGAACATCCAGTTCAACTAAAGTTTACCTGGAGCAGCCAACACCAAGTCCTAAAGAAATCAGTAGCAGCACTGATTCCAGAGAAAGCTACGGGGAGAGCACACTGAAGGTGGTCCCGCTGAAGAGCAGCCTAACGCCAAGCTCTCAGGATGACAGCAGCAACCAGGAAGATGGCCAAGAGAGTTCGAAGTGGATGGACTCAGGATCCAGCTCAGAAGAAGAGTGCACTACTAGTTACTTAACGTTATGCAATGAATATGGGCAAGAAAAAATTGATTCTGGCTCTCTAAATGAGGAACCGGTGGTTAAACCGGGGACCGAAGGTCTAAATACCAAAGAGAGAAGTTGCTTACAGAAATACAGTGTCATTGGCAGTGATAGCTTCACCTCTCAGATTGCATCTCAGGAACGAAAGCTTTTCATTGACGATGCTGAGTCGGAAAAAGCTAGCCCTACTAGGATATTGGACTCATTAACTAAATCAAAGAACAGCCCCATGGAACTCTTCAGGATAGACAGCAAAGATAGCACTAGTGAGCTCCTGGGGCTtgattttggagaaaaattatATAACCTGAAATCGGAACCTTTGAGGCCATTGTTTTCTGTCCCAGATCATGACAGAAGCTTGGATGCCCTAGAGAACAAAACGGGTGTGAGAGCTCATGACACCATAAGCAGGGGTTCAAACGACTCTGTGCCAGTTATCTCCTTTAAGGATGCTGCTTTTGATGATGTAAATAGCGTTGATGAAGGAAGGCCTGATCTCCTAATAAATTTACCCAGTACGTCTGATGaaacagaagaggcagcagTGTCAAGGCCAGCAAAGTTTACAAAAACTGATAGGGACATGTTGGAAGTAAAGTTATTAGAAACACCTGATGTCTTACAATTAAATAATTCTGCAGAGCCgtgcaaagcatttgatcaAGAGCCAAATCATGTGGCACCAGAAGTGGGTGATTCTTCCTGCAAGGAAGCAAATGGACAAAGTGGTGTCGCTCAGGGAGCTCTTGGGACCCTCTTTACATCTGAGCAAGAGGTAGGTAGTTCAGAAGACGGGGCTCTGTTTCAAGGGCTTGGAGCCTGCTCCTTAAACGTGacaagcaaagaagaaagtttaTTTGTTTCCAACCCACTCTCAGGTGCTCAAGATGTTAGCTTGGACGGAGACACGTTAAGAAATGAAGCAGTGTTGCTGTTTTCCGATCAAACTGAAGACTTTGAGAAAGAGGGAACAGACCTGGCTTTGTTACCAGCAGCTGAAAGTGAAAAGACAGCACCAAAGAGGGAAGACAAAATAGCAGTAGCAGGGGAGAAGGAAATACATCAAATTTTTCAGGACCTCGACGAAAGATTAGCGATAACCTCCAGGTTTTATATCCCAGAGGATTGCATTCAAAGATGGGCAGCTGAAATGGTTGTAGCCCTTGATGCTTTACATAGAGAAGGAATTGTGTGCCGCGATTTGAACCCAAACAACATCTTATTGAATGATAGAG GACACATTCAGCTAACGTATTTtagcaggtggagggaggttGAAGATTCCTGTGACAACGATGCCATAGAGAGAATGTACTGTGCCCCAG AGGTTGGCGCTATCCTAGAAGAGACAGAAGCCTGTGACTGGTGGAGCCTGGGTGCCATTCTTTTTGAACTCCTCACTGGGAAG actCTGGTTGAGTGCCATCCATCAGGAATAAACACTCACACTTCTTTGAGTATACCAGACCATGTATCAAAGGAGGCCAGATCACTGATTCAGCAG CTTTTGCAGTTTAATCCTGCGGAGCGTCTTGGTGCTGGCGTTGCTGGTGTTGAAGACATCAAATCTCATCCATTTTTTGCCGTTATAGAATGGGCAGATCTGCTGAGATGA